The DNA window GTCGACCACGACCTGCGCCTGATCATGCGGCTGTGCGACCGCATCGTCGTGCTGAACAAGGGCGGCGTCATCGCCGACGGCACGCCCGACCAGGTGCGCCGCGATCCCGCTGTCCGCACCGCCTATCTCGGCAGCGGCCACGACGCGGCCGCAGCCACCGCCACCAGCCATTGACCAGAAGGGGGAGATGACGATGAACGCGATCCGCAACGCCCTGCTCGCCGGCGCCGCACTGGCCGCCGTACCGGCTGCCGCCGGAGCCCAGGACAGCCTGAAGATCGGCTATCTCGGCGGGCTGACCGGCTATCTCGCGCCGTTCGACCAGCCCAGCCTGGCCGGGGTCGAGGTGGCGGTCGACGAGATCAACGCCGCCGGCGGCATCGGCGGCTCGATCCCGATCGAGCTGATCGTGCGCGACATGCGCTCCGACACCGCACAGGCCAGCGCGATGGCGCAGGAGCTGGTCGGCGACGGCATCGGCGTGCTGATCTCGCCCTGCGACGTCGACCCGTCGATCGCCGCCGGCCTGATCGCCCAGGCCGCGCTGGTGCCGGCGATCACCAGCTGCGCCTCGACCCCGACCCTGCCCGGCACGGTCGGCGAGTACATGTTCTCCAACTACACCGCCGACAACCTGCAGGCGGCGGCACTGGCCGAGTTCGCCACCGCGCAGGGCTACAAGACCGCCTGGGTGATGCTGTCGCCCGACACGCCCTACACCCAGCGCCTGCCGGAGTATTTCGCCGAGGCGTTCACCATCATGGGCGGCACGGTGCTCGACACGGTCGAATACACCATGGGCCAGCAGGACTTCTCGGCCGAGGTGACCAACATCGCCTCGATGGACCCGCTGCCGGACGTGATCATGACCTCGGCCTACGAGCCCGACTTCCCGGCCTTCATCCGCGCGCTGCGCGGCGCCGGCATCGAGACGCCGGTGCTCGGCTCCGACGGCATCGATTCGCCGACCACCACCGCGCTCGGCGACGTCGCCGAGGGCGTGGTGTTCACCAACGCCGGCTATCCGAGCGAGGGTTCGGCGCTGGCGGACTTCTACGCCCGCTACGAGGCGTTCCACGGCTCAGCGGCCGAGACGGCCTACACCGCCACCGGCTACGACATGATCAAGGTGATCGAGGCGGCGGTGATCGCCGCCGGCTCGACCGAGGGTGCCGCGATCCGCGACGCCATCGACGCGGTCGAGGGCGTGCAGGGCGCCACCGGGCTGATCAGCTATGCCGGCGGCACCCGCGTGCCGCTGCGCAACGTCGCGCTCAACCGGGTCACCGGCGGCCATGTCGAGCACGTCGCCGACGTCACCCCGTCGCCGGACCACATCCCGGCGCCCTGACGCCGGCGCCGCGGTCCGACCGTCGATGGCGACGCCAGGCATCGGTCGGTTCCCGCCCGCGGTCACGGGGGCGGCGGCCGGCCGGTCGGCAGCATGACCGGAACGCCGCTGCTGTCGATCGACGGCCTTGCCGTGTCCTATGGCGCGGTGCAGGCGGTGCGCGGGGTCTCGCTGGCGGTCGGCAAGGGCGAGGCGGTCGCCCTGCTCGGCGCCAACGGCGCCGGCAAGAGCTCGCTGCTCAACGCGGTGATGGGACTGGTGCCGGGCACCACCGGCGCGGTCGCATTCCGCGGACAGCCGATCGCCCGCAAGGCGCCGGAGCAGATCGCCGCCCTCGGCCTGACCCTGGTGTTCGAGGGCCGGCGGGTGTTCCCCAAGCTCAGCGTCGACGAGAACCTGCGGCTCGGCGCGGTCGCCGGCCGCGGCCGCGTCGACGCGGCGGCGCGGCTGGCCGAGATGCGGGCGCTGTTCCCGGTGCTGGGCGAGCGCGCGCACCAGGCCGCCGGCACGCTGTCGGGCGGCGAGCAGCAGATGCTGGCGATCGCCCGGGCCCTGATGTCGGCGCCGGAGATGGTGCTGCTCGACGAGCCCTCGCTGGGTCTCGCCCCGCAGGTGGTCGAGGACGTGTTCGCGATGATCGAGCGGCTGAAGGCGATGGGCACCACCATCCTGCTGGTCGAGCAGAATGTGGAGATGGGCCTGTCGGTCGCCGACCGCGCCTATGTGATGCAGAGCGGCGCCATCGTCGATTCCGGCGACGCCCGCGCGCTCGCCGCCGGCGGGCGGCTGGCCGAAGCCTATCTGGCCGGGGCCTGAGCGATGGACGTGTTCGTGCAGCAACTGGCCAACGGCCTCAGCCTGGGCGGCACCTACGCCCTGCTGGCGCTCGGGCTTGCCATCGTTTTCTCGATCATGGGCCTGATCAACTTCGCCCATGGCGACCTGATGACGCTGTGCGGCTATGTGATGGTGTTCATCGTCGCCGCCGGCCTGCCCTTCGCGCTCGCGGTCGTCGCCGGCGTCGCCACCGCGGCGGTCGCCGCGATGCTAATGGAACGGATCGCGTTCCGGCCGCTGCGCGGCGCCGGCGCCGCCTCGATGCTGCTGTCCAGCTTCGCGATCAGCACCATCCTGCACATCCTGTTCCAGAACCTGATCTCGGCCCGGCCGCAGGCGATCCCCTACCCCGCCTTCTTCAGCGCCACCGTCGACCTCGGCATCGCGCGCATCGGCATGATCCAGGCGATCTCGATCGCCGCCACCGCGGTGCTGCTGGTGGCGCTCGACCAGTTCATGCGCCGTTCGGTGCTCGGCATCGGCATGCGCGCCGCCGCGCAGGACTTCGCCGTCACCCGGGTGATGGGCATCAACGCCGACCGGGTGATCGTCGCGGCCTTCGCCATATCCGGCCTGCTCGCCGGCGTCGCCGCGGTGCTGTGGATCGCCCAGCGCGGCTCGGTCGACCCGACCATGGGCTTCAACCCGGTGCTGAAGGCATTCATCGCCGTCGTGCTGGGCGGGCTGGGCAGCCTGCCCGGCGCGGTCGCCGGCGGCGTGGTGCTGGGGCTGCTCGAGGTGTTCCTGCGCGCCTATCTGCCCGAGGCGGTGATCCCCTATCGCGACGCGGTGGCCCTGAGCGTGGTGATCGCCATCCTGCTGGCGCGGCCGAAGGGCCTGCTCGGCCGGCGCGAGGCGGTGCGATGAGCGCCGGCCTGCCGCCGCTGCTGCTGGGGCCGGACGACCCGCCGCCGGTGCGGGTGGCGAACCCGGCCGGCGCGGCGCCGCTGCTGATCCTGTGCGACCACGCCAGCCGGCGCCTGCCGGCCGCCTCGGCGACCTCGGCCTGCCGGCCGAGCAGCTCCGCCGCCACATCGCCTGGGACGTCGGGGCCGAGGACCTGGCCGAGAGCTTCGCCCGGCGCTACGGCGCCCGCGCCGTGCTGGCCGGCTATTCGCGGCTGGCGATCGACCTGAACCGCTATCCGCAGGACCCGCAGTCGATCGCGCCCGCCAGCGACGGCACGCCGGTGCCCGGCAACCACGGGCTCGGCCCGGCCGAACGCGAGCGCCGGGTGGCGGAGATCTTCGCGCCCTACCACGCCCGCGTCGCGCGCGAGCTCGACACGCTCGGCCGGCTCGGCCTGCGCCCGCTGGTGTTCTCGGTGCACACCATGACCAACCGGCTGGGCGGCGGCGCCGAGCGGCCGCAGCAGATCACGGTGTGCTCGGTGCAGGCGGAACCGTGGGCGCTGCTGGCGCTGGACGCGCTGCATGCCGCCGGCGACATCGTGGTCGGCCACAACCGGCCCTACGCAGTCGACCTCGGCATCGACTACACCGTGCCGGAGCACGCCATCCGCCGCGGCCTGCCCTGGCTGCAGATCGAGTTCCGCCAGGACCTGGTGGCGACGCCGGCGGCGGCCCAGGCCTGGGCCGACCGCTTCGCGCCGGCGCTGGAGCGCGTGCTGGAGGCGGTGACCCGCCAGGGCACCGGAACCGCGGCCGAATGAGCCGGCCGGGCCGCGGCCGCTCAGTCGACGGCGTAGCGGCGCAGCATCGCCGGATCCGGCTCCACGCCGATGCCCGGCGCCTCCGGGGCCGCCACGGTGCCATCGGCGGCGACCTGGCCGCGGATGTCGAGCGGCACCAGCGGCAGCGCGTCGAGGAAGCGGTTGGGGGTGGTGTCGAACTCCAGCATCGGCGTCCACGGGTGCAGCCCGCCCGGCAGGTCCGGCATCGCGGTCAGCAGGTGCAGGTTGACCGCCACCGACAGCGCCGAGCCCCAGACGTGGTTGACCACCGGCACGAAATGGGCATGCGCCAGCGCCAGCACCTTGAGATATTCGGAGATGCCGCCCAGGCCGCAGACCTCCGGCTGGGCGATGTCGACGCAGCCGGCCGCCAGCAGGTCGCGCCAGCCCCAACGGGTGAACTCGGCCTCGCCGCCGGCGATGTTGACCGCCAGCCGCTCGCGCAGGTGGCGATAGCCGGCGCGGTCCTCCGGCGCCACCGGCTCCTCGAACCAGTAGACGCCGAGCGCATCGAGCGCGCGGCCGACCGTCAGCGCGTCGCTGGCGGTGTAGCAGTGGTTGGCGTCGACCATCAGCCGGACGTCGTCGCCGAGCGCACCGCGCACCGCCTCGACCAGGCGGATGTCCGCGCGCGGACCGAGACCGACCTTCATCTTCACCGCGCCGAAGCCCTGCGCCGCGATGGCGGCGGCTTCGTCGGCGAAGCGCGGCGCCAGGTCGGCGTCGCGGCGCAGCATCATGCCGTAGCCGTAGACCGGCACCCGCTCGCGGCAGCGCCCGCCGACCAGCCGGTACAGCGGCTGGCCGGCCACCTTGCCGGCGATGTCCCACAGCGCGATGTCGACGCCGGACAGCGCCTGCAGCGCCATCCCCTTCTGGCCGTGGTCGCGCAGCAGGTTGTAGACCCGGTGCCACAGCCGCTCGCGCTGCGACGGGTCCTCGCCGACCAGCATCGGCGCGATCACCCGCTCGACGATGGTGCGGTTGGCCAGCGCCACCGCGCCCGGCCCGAAGCATTCGCCCCAGCCGGTCACGCCTTCGTCGGTGCTGACCTCGACCAGGTGGGCGCTGCGCCGCGCGTAATATTGCTGCGAATAGCCGAGCTCCTCGTCGAGGGCATAGCCCAGCACATGGCTTCTGATCGCGGTGATGCGCATGGCGCCCCGTCCCCGGTGTCGGCTGGCGCACCCCTAAGCACAGCGGCGCGACGCCGGCAACCGGCATGCGACGCCGCCGCGGCCGCGCGGCCATGGACAGCGATGGCGCCGGCCGCGATGATCGCGCCATGACCGCCCGCGATCCCCGCTACGACGTGCTGTTCGAACCAGTCCGCATCGGCCCGGTGACCGCGCGCAACCGCTTCTTCCAGGTGCCGCACTGCAACGGCATGGGCCACCGCTATCCCCGCGCGATGGCGGCGATGCGCGGGGTCAAGGCCGAGGGCGGCTGGGCGGTGGTGGCGACCGAGGAGGTCGAGGTCGACTGGCACTCCGACATCAGCCCCTATATCGAAGGCCAGCTGTGGGACGACCGCGACATCGCCTATCACGCCGCGATGGTCGAGGCGGTGCACGCGCACGGGTCGCTGGCGGCGATCGAGCCGGTCCACCAGGGGCTGGCCTGCGCCAACCTGACCAGCCGCGAGCACGTGCTCGGTCCGTCCGGCGGCGCCATCCTGCAGGGCCACCCGGTCACCGCGCGGGCGATGGACCGGCAGGACATCCGTACCGCCCGCCGCCGCCACCGCGACTTCGCCCTGCGGGCGGTCGAGGCCGGCTACGACATCGTCTATGTCTATGCAGGCCACAACCTGTCGCTGGCGATGCACTTCCTGCTGCCGCGCTACAACCAGCGCGACGACGAATATGGCGGGCCGCTGGAGAACCGGGTCCGCTTCCTGCGCGAGCTGCTGGAGGATACCCGCGATGCGGTCGGCGACCGCTGCGCCGTCGCGCTGCGGCTTGCGGTCGACGAGTTGAGGGGCCCGGACGGCCTGCAGTCCGACGGCGAGATGCGCGACGTGGTCGGCATGCTGGCGGAGCTGCCCGACCTGTGGGACGTCAACGTCTCCGACTGGTCGAACGACAGCCAGACCGCGCGCTTCGCCGAGGAGGGCTACCAGGAGCCCTATATCGGCTTCGTCAAGGCGCTGACCACCAAGCCGGTGGTCGGCGTCGGCCGCTATACCTCGCCCGACCGCATGGTCGCGCTGGTCGAAAAGGGCGTGCTCGACTTCATCGGCGCCGCCCGCCCGTCGATCGCCGACCCGTTCCTGCCGCAGAAGATCGCCGACGGCCGGATCGAGGACATCCGCGAATGCATCGGCTGCAACATCTGCGTGTCCGGCGACATGACGATGACGCCGATCCGCTGCACCCAGAATCCGACGATGGCCGAGGAGTGGCGCAAGGGCTGGCATCCGGAGCGGATCGCGCCGGCGGCCAGCGCCGATCCGGTGCTGGTGGTCGGCGCCGGGCCGGCGGGCCTGGAATGCGCCCGCGCGCTCGGCCAGCGCGGCTATCCGGTGGTGCTGGCCGAGGCCGGCGACGCGCTCGGCGGCCGCTCGAAGGCCGAGGCGCGGCTGCCGGGACTGGCCAGCTACGGCCGGGTCGCCGACTGGCGCATCCAGCAGCTGCACGGGCTGGCCAACGTCGAGGTCTACCGCGCCAGCGATCTCGGCGCTGCCGACGTGCTGGAGTTCGGCGCCCCGCACATCGTGCTCGCCACCGGGGCGACGTGGCGGCGCGACGGCGGCGGACGCAGCCACCGCGGCGGCCTGCCGATCGACGCCGACGTGCCGGTGTTCACGCCCGACGACGTGATGGCCGGCCGCCTGCCCGACGGCGGCCGCGTGCTGCTGTTCGACGACGATCCCTACTACATGGGCGGCGTGGTGGCCGAGGCACTGGCCCGCGCCGGCTGCGCCGTCACCCTGCTGACCCCCGCCGCCGTGGTCTCGCCCTGGACCGTCAACACGCTGGAGCAGGGCCGGATCCAGGCGCGGCTGCTCGACCTCGGCGTCGTGCTGCTGACCGGGCGCAACCCCGTGAGCCTGGGCCCGGTGGTCCGCCACGCCTGCGTCTACACCGGCGCGGAGGCGGAGACGGCGTGCGACGCGCTGGCGCTGGTCACCGGCCGGGTGCCGCGCGACGGCCTGTATCGCGCGCTGTGCGACGCGGCCGGCGACGGGCCGGTGCCATGGCGCAGCCTGCACGTCATCGGCGACGCCGCCGCGCCCGGCACCCTGGCCGCCGCGGTCTATGCCGGCCATGCCCGCGCGCGCGCCCACGACGCGGCGCCCGCCGACGGGCCGCCCTTCCTGCGCGAGCTGTGCTTCTGATGGCCGGGCCGCTTCCCGCGATCGACGCGCCTGGCGGCGCCTATCGCGAGCGCGCAATCGTGCCGGCGCGCACCGCCCTGCTCTCCGTCGACATGCAGAACCTGGAGCTGGCGCCGGAGCGGATCGCGCGCAGCCGCCGGCACGGCACCGCGGAGGCGGCCAAGCGCGCCTATTTCGAGCGGGTGGAGACGGTCGTCATCCCGGCCCAGCAGCGGCTGCAGGCGGCGGCGCGCGCCGGGCCGGCATCGAGGTGATCTACACGGTGATCGAGAGCCTGACCCGCGACGGGCGCGACCGCAGCCTCGACCACAAGATCTCCAACCTGCACGCCGCCAGGGGCAGCGTCGAGGCGCAGGTGATCGACGCGGTGGCGCCGCAGGGCGACGAGATCGTCATCCCGAAGACCTCGTCGGGCGTGTTCAATTCCACCAACATCGACTACGTGCTGCGCAACACTCGGCATCGAATTCCTGGTGATCTACGGCGTGGTCACCGACCAGTGCGTCAGATCGGCGGTGCGCGACGCCGCCGACCGCGGCTATCTGGTCACCCAGGTCGAGGATTGCTGCGCCACCTATTCCGCCGCGCGCCACGACCAGTCGATCCGTGCCATGGCCGGCCACTACGCCCGCTGCCGCAGCGCCGACCAGGTGATCGCGGAGATGGCCGGATAGCGACGCGCCCGCGCCGCCCGCGCTTCAGAAAACGAAGTCGTCGGCGACCAGCGCGCCGCTGTTCAGCCTTCCAGCAGGATGCCCTCCGCGCCCGGCACATGGACGAAGGTGCCGACGATGCTGTCCTGGAACACCAGGTCGCCGAAGCCGACGCCGTAGGCGCTGGAGTCGATGCGGTCGCCGAGCCCGGGGCCGGCCTCGAAGCCGACGATGCGGGTGGAGCCGCTGGCGTCGTCGACCACGAACAGGTCGGCGCCGATGCCGCCGATCAGCGTGTCGTCGCCGAGCCCGCCGTCCAGCGTGTCGTTGCCCTTGTCGCCGTAGAGCCGATCGTTGCCGTCGCCGCCGTCGAGGATGTCGTTGCCGGCGTTGCCCCACAGCGTGTTGGCCGCGCCGTCGCCGTCGATGACGTCGTCGTGGTTCGAGCCCTCGACATTCTCGATGCCGGCCAGCAGGTCGCCGGCGGCATCGCCGCCGCTCTGTTGGGTGAAGCAGACCTCCGTGCCGGTCGGCTGCAGGTGGATGAACACCGCCATCGACGATTCGGCGTAGGACACCGTGTCGATGCCTTCGCCGCCGTCGATCAGGTCGGCGCCCGTGCCGCCGTCGATCCAGTCGTCGCCGAGTCCGCCCGACACGTCGTCGTTGCCGCTGCCGGCGTGGATTTCGTCGTCGCCGCTCAACGGGACGACCACGGTCTCGCCCATCACGGTCACATAGACCGAGCCGTCGGCGACGATGTAGTCGTTGCCGGCACCGCCAGATCTCGTCGTCGCCGGCGCCGCCCCAGAAATAGTCGCGGTCGCCGTCGCCGGAAATGAAGTCGTTGCCCTCGCCGCCATAGAGATGGTCGGAATCGTCGCCGCCCCACATGCTGTCGTTGCCGGCGTCGCCGTAGAGGACGTCGATGCCGATGCCGCCGTGGATCTCGTCGTCGCCGTCGTTGCCGCGCAGGTAGTCGTTGCCGGCGCCGCCGTCGAGGAAGTCGTTGTCGCCGCCGCCGTACAGATAGTCGTCGCCGCCGTCGCCATACAGCATGTCGTCGCCGGCAAAGCCATACAGCGCGTCGTTGCCCGTACCGCCGCTGATGTAATCGTTGCCGCCATAGCCGCGCAGCACGTCGTCGCCGCCGTTGCCGTAGATCGCGTCGCGACCCGCGCCGCCGGAAAGCGAATCCTTGCCGGACCCGCCGGTCAGGATGTCGTCGAAAAGCAGAAAACCGATGGGGATCGGCTTCAGGATCAGCGGCATGGTCCATGCTCCGGTGTCAGGGTCGAGATGCCGGCACGGGGGGTGTGCCGACCGGGCTCGCAGCTATGTCGCACCGGCCAGCCCCGCGGTTCACGCTGTCCGGCGGCACCGGGCCGCCGGGCACGCGTCGACGCGTCGCGCCGGACCGCGCTGCGGTCCCGCACGCGCCGGCCGGTCAGAACACGAAGTCGTCGGCGACCAGCGCCGCGCTGCCCAGCCCTTCCAGCAGAATGCCCTCCGCGCCCGGCACATGCACGAAGGTGCCGACGATGCTGTCCTGGAACACCAGGTCGCCGAAGCCGACGCCGTAGGCGCTGAGGTCGATGCGGTCGCCGAGCCCGGGGCCGGCCTCGAAGCCGACGATGCGGGTGGAGCCGCTGGCGTCGTCGACCACGAACAGGTCGGCGCCGATGCCGCCGATCAGCGTGTCGTCGCCGAGCCCGCCGTCCAGCGTGTCGTTGCCCTTGTCGCCGTAGAGCCGATCGTTGCCGTCGCCGCCGTCGAGGATGTCGTTGCCGGCGTTGCCCCACAGCGTGTTGGCCGCGCCGTCGCCGTCGATGACGTCGTCGTGGTTCGAGCCCTCGACATTCTCGATGCCGGCCAGCAGGTCGCCATTGGCATCGCCGCCGCTCTGCTCGGCGAAGCAGGTCTCCAGGCCGGTCGGCTGCAGGTGGATGAACACCGCCATTGACGATTCGGCGTAGGACACCGTGTCGATGCCGTCGTCGCCGAGGATCGTGTCGGCGCCGGCGCCGCCGTCGATCCAGTCGTTGCCGACGCCGGCCCAGACATAGTCGGCGCCGCTGCCGGCGTGGATCACGTCGTCGCCGAGCACCTGCAGCTGGAAGGTCATGCCCATGTAGGTGACGGTGGTCCAGCCGTCGGCCACGATGTAGTCGTCGCCGCTGCCGCCCCAGATCTCGTCGTCGCCGGCGCCGCCCCAGAAATAGTCGGCGGCGTCATCGCCGGACATGTAGTCGTTGCCGGTGCCGCCGTAGAGCCAGTCGGAATCGGCGCCGCCCCACATGCTGTCGTTGCCGGCGTCGCCGTAGAGGATGTCGCTGCCGGCGCCGCCGTGGATCTCGTCGTCGCCGTCGTTGCCGTGCATGTAGTCGTCGCCGGTGCCGCCATCGAGGACGTCGTCGTCGCCGGCGCCGTAGAGGTGGTCGTTGCCGCTGCCGCCATGGAGCGTGTCGTCGCCGGCGAAACCGTAGACCGCGTCGTCGCCGTCGCCGCCGTCGACATAGTCGTCGCCGCCATAGCCGCGCAGCAGGTCGTCGCCGCCATAGCCGTAGATGCCGTCGCGGGCGTTGCCGCCCTGCAGCGTGTCGTTGCCCCCGCCGCCGACGAGGATGTCGTCATACAGCAGGAATCCGACGGCGACCTTGGTGAAACCAATC is part of the Alphaproteobacteria bacterium genome and encodes:
- a CDS encoding mandelate racemase/muconate lactonizing enzyme family protein — protein: MRITAIRSHVLGYALDEELGYSQQYYARRSAHLVEVSTDEGVTGWGECFGPGAVALANRTIVERVIAPMLVGEDPSQRERLWHRVYNLLRDHGQKGMALQALSGVDIALWDIAGKVAGQPLYRLVGGRCRERVPVYGYGMMLRRDADLAPRFADEAAAIAAQGFGAVKMKVGLGPRADIRLVEAVRGALGDDVRLMVDANHCYTASDALTVGRALDALGVYWFEEPVAPEDRAGYRHLRERLAVNIAGGEAEFTRWGWRDLLAAGCVDIAQPEVCGLGGISEYLKVLALAHAHFVPVVNHVWGSALSVAVNLHLLTAMPDLPGGLHPWTPMLEFDTTPNRFLDALPLVPLDIRGQVAADGTVAAPEAPGIGVEPDPAMLRRYAVD
- a CDS encoding FAD-dependent oxidoreductase, yielding MTARDPRYDVLFEPVRIGPVTARNRFFQVPHCNGMGHRYPRAMAAMRGVKAEGGWAVVATEEVEVDWHSDISPYIEGQLWDDRDIAYHAAMVEAVHAHGSLAAIEPVHQGLACANLTSREHVLGPSGGAILQGHPVTARAMDRQDIRTARRRHRDFALRAVEAGYDIVYVYAGHNLSLAMHFLLPRYNQRDDEYGGPLENRVRFLRELLEDTRDAVGDRCAVALRLAVDELRGPDGLQSDGEMRDVVGMLAELPDLWDVNVSDWSNDSQTARFAEEGYQEPYIGFVKALTTKPVVGVGRYTSPDRMVALVEKGVLDFIGAARPSIADPFLPQKIADGRIEDIRECIGCNICVSGDMTMTPIRCTQNPTMAEEWRKGWHPERIAPAASADPVLVVGAGPAGLECARALGQRGYPVVLAEAGDALGGRSKAEARLPGLASYGRVADWRIQQLHGLANVEVYRASDLGAADVLEFGAPHIVLATGATWRRDGGGRSHRGGLPIDADVPVFTPDDVMAGRLPDGGRVLLFDDDPYYMGGVVAEALARAGCAVTLLTPAAVVSPWTVNTLEQGRIQARLLDLGVVLLTGRNPVSLGPVVRHACVYTGAEAETACDALALVTGRVPRDGLYRALCDAAGDGPVPWRSLHVIGDAAAPGTLAAAVYAGHARARAHDAAPADGPPFLRELCF
- a CDS encoding calcium-binding protein — translated: MAARATTSFPATATATISGAAPATTRSGGAGNDYIVADGSVYVTVMGETVVVPLSGDDEIHAGSGNDDVSGGLGDDWIDGGTGADLIDGGEGIDTVSYAESSMAVFIHLQPTGTEVCFTQQSGGDAAGDLLAGIENVEGSNHDDVIDGDGAANTLWGNAGNDILDGGDGNDRLYGDKGNDTLDGGLGDDTLIGGIGADLFVVDDASGSTRIVGFEAGPGLGDRIDSSAYGVGFGDLVFQDSIVGTFVHVPGAEGILLEG
- a CDS encoding isochorismatase family protein gives rise to the protein MIYGVVTDQCVRSAVRDAADRGYLVTQVEDCCATYSAARHDQSIRAMAGHYARCRSADQVIAEMAG
- a CDS encoding ABC transporter ATP-binding protein, yielding MTGTPLLSIDGLAVSYGAVQAVRGVSLAVGKGEAVALLGANGAGKSSLLNAVMGLVPGTTGAVAFRGQPIARKAPEQIAALGLTLVFEGRRVFPKLSVDENLRLGAVAGRGRVDAAARLAEMRALFPVLGERAHQAAGTLSGGEQQMLAIARALMSAPEMVLLDEPSLGLAPQVVEDVFAMIERLKAMGTTILLVEQNVEMGLSVADRAYVMQSGAIVDSGDARALAAGGRLAEAYLAGA
- a CDS encoding branched-chain amino acid ABC transporter permease, which encodes MDVFVQQLANGLSLGGTYALLALGLAIVFSIMGLINFAHGDLMTLCGYVMVFIVAAGLPFALAVVAGVATAAVAAMLMERIAFRPLRGAGAASMLLSSFAISTILHILFQNLISARPQAIPYPAFFSATVDLGIARIGMIQAISIAATAVLLVALDQFMRRSVLGIGMRAAAQDFAVTRVMGINADRVIVAAFAISGLLAGVAAVLWIAQRGSVDPTMGFNPVLKAFIAVVLGGLGSLPGAVAGGVVLGLLEVFLRAYLPEAVIPYRDAVALSVVIAILLARPKGLLGRREAVR
- a CDS encoding N-formylglutamate amidohydrolase, with the protein product MRPRQPAPAGRLGDLGLPAEQLRRHIAWDVGAEDLAESFARRYGARAVLAGYSRLAIDLNRYPQDPQSIAPASDGTPVPGNHGLGPAERERRVAEIFAPYHARVARELDTLGRLGLRPLVFSVHTMTNRLGGGAERPQQITVCSVQAEPWALLALDALHAAGDIVVGHNRPYAVDLGIDYTVPEHAIRRGLPWLQIEFRQDLVATPAAAQAWADRFAPALERVLEAVTRQGTGTAAE
- a CDS encoding calcium-binding protein — encoded protein: MPIGFTKVAVGFLLYDDILVGGGGNDTLQGGNARDGIYGYGGDDLLRGYGGDDYVDGGDGDDAVYGFAGDDTLHGGSGNDHLYGAGDDDVLDGGTGDDYMHGNDGDDEIHGGAGSDILYGDAGNDSMWGGADSDWLYGGTGNDYMSGDDAADYFWGGAGDDEIWGGSGDDYIVADGWTTVTYMGMTFQLQVLGDDVIHAGSGADYVWAGVGNDWIDGGAGADTILGDDGIDTVSYAESSMAVFIHLQPTGLETCFAEQSGGDANGDLLAGIENVEGSNHDDVIDGDGAANTLWGNAGNDILDGGDGNDRLYGDKGNDTLDGGLGDDTLIGGIGADLFVVDDASGSTRIVGFEAGPGLGDRIDLSAYGVGFGDLVFQDSIVGTFVHVPGAEGILLEGLGSAALVADDFVF
- a CDS encoding ABC transporter substrate-binding protein, yielding MNAIRNALLAGAALAAVPAAAGAQDSLKIGYLGGLTGYLAPFDQPSLAGVEVAVDEINAAGGIGGSIPIELIVRDMRSDTAQASAMAQELVGDGIGVLISPCDVDPSIAAGLIAQAALVPAITSCASTPTLPGTVGEYMFSNYTADNLQAAALAEFATAQGYKTAWVMLSPDTPYTQRLPEYFAEAFTIMGGTVLDTVEYTMGQQDFSAEVTNIASMDPLPDVIMTSAYEPDFPAFIRALRGAGIETPVLGSDGIDSPTTTALGDVAEGVVFTNAGYPSEGSALADFYARYEAFHGSAAETAYTATGYDMIKVIEAAVIAAGSTEGAAIRDAIDAVEGVQGATGLISYAGGTRVPLRNVALNRVTGGHVEHVADVTPSPDHIPAP